GGAAAGTACATAAGAAAAGCCAACACTACACGCATCATGCTTATTGTCGCGTCTTAGAAATAAGACACTCCATAAGCTTTTTTTTGCCATGAGCAGAAGCTTCTGCATACTCGTCTGATTGGTTTACTTCATAGAGAAACATTTCATTCATTACATTCATGCACGGTTCAGGAAAGTACATAAGTACATATTTCCATCACCACGGATTTGCATACGGCTGCATCTAGATGCTGGTTCAGTAGCTTATACAGAGAACAGGAAGCCTGCAGAACTTGGATAACGGCATTTGAAATGCCAGATTGTTTTTGCTCAGAAAGTAACATCAACGAATTCCATATCAGCTAATGGAAGCCTATATCATAATTTGCTGCCTCTTCTACACAGAGTCCTTTTTGGCGTTTCTGTCCGACGGAAGGAACTGCTTCGCATAGTCGTGAACTTTTGACCCTGAGCCTGACTGGTGATCATAGTACTCCACCAGCGCAGAACAACCCAAGGCAGCCAGGGTGAGGGCCTGAGCATGAAGCCTGCCAAGGTAGAAGAATCAAATAAGAGTAAGTATGTGTACAGCCAAAACATGTTAGATTTGACTACACAGAAAGGTCAAGTAAACAATGCAAACTAAGAATGGAGATGCACTCTGTTTGAACGAAAAAATGGCACAAGGACGTTGATAAGATTAGTCAAAAAAGTATAATGCCACCAGGGATAACAAGGAGGTAGACAAACAAATTGAATGAAATCACAGGAACCTAAAAGATTAACAGTTGGAACTTAAAGATTAACAGTAGGAACCTAAAGGATTAACAGTAGGAAGTGCCTGAAAGGACTGCGCAATAGCCCAACATATTACCCTGCTGAGCAAACCAGAATATTGCCTCTATTTTAGTCGAAAGTGGCAGGACATCTATAAGACCAGTCAAGAACAATACAAGTAGGTAGATTAATGAAGCGAATGAGATCACAGGAACCTACAGCGTTAATAAAAGGTctgaaaagtattaagaataacaTCCCCCCGCGCAGCTAACTCTCTTCCACGAGATGGGTCACAAGGGCAAAACGAAAATCCAGAGGTGCTCAAGCCTACATGAAGTCAGAACCATACTAATTCAGATGTGTGTTATTAGGATCCAACTATAGCTGGCTGGCTTAAGATAAATAAATCTGGATGTGAGTTTCAATATTCATTCTGCCAAGGAAGTTCTGTGTCATGATAAGAGACTAACTGGGATAACTTTTTCTGTCACAGTGGAAGTTTCTGTACTAGTGCAGTTGAAGCAGAATGCCTGACTTATTTTGTTTAGAAGAGGGATCTATGTGGCTGCTTAGTGGACTCAGTATCAGGTAATCTTGGGCCCTTGGCAAACAGATTGTTTACCGGTTGTTCTCTCTCTTTTTCAATCTACTGCTGAAGATAGATCTTATGTTCATGATATCATCAAGGATATTTGTGCGATCATGGCTGCTCTTGCGGATTCAAGAATCATGAAGGTTCATCACCAGAACAATTAGGCAGGAGGCAGTTGGGCTGTGGTTTTTTGCATGGGTCGACTTCGACCTGCCTATCAGATCAGATAACATAAGACTGTAATAACATTGATCACTGAGCGTACCCCTCCTTAAAAAGAAAATCATCTCCTAGAGGTAGGGTAAATTCTCGATGAGTTCCTCTTCTAACATATAGGCAGTCTTGCATTTCTATGAGGGATAGTAGAGATTATGTGTCCAAACACCTAATTGGTACGCAGAATTGCCACTCTGACATCTAGAAAGATATATACAATAAGCTAATCTTTTCCCTACATATAACGACCTAGTGATATACAGTAGTTTTTTTAAACTGAAGAGAACGGTGCTATCACGAGAAATGTGTTCATTACAGTTTATAAGTGCGCCACAGGAAACTATTTCTGACCTTTTACATTGAACACAGTGATGAGGTTGACTAGCTAGAGCCCTTCTCATGAGTATAACTGACACCGTGTAGACCTCGATGTGAGTATACTAAACACCCATATGAGTATAGTAAGGACTTCCATGACATTATTACCCAAAGATATACCGGAAGATTAGAACTGCACTGTTTATGCCTCTGATCACATAAAAGCAGCTACCTCCCTTAACAAACTCACATCATTATCAGTTTGGAGATAGTATTGCATCAATAATTCAAGATCAAGTTAATAGATCTATTTATCTATTTAGAATGTAGTGTGGGTAGCAAGAAACTTGATCGAGAAGCCATGCTCTGTCTAGGCATAATACACCTTGAAAGCAAAAACTCTCGTCAGAGGATCACCGATAAAGCCAGCTCCATCCTCCCCTCATTTGGTTGGGCCACTGATTACAGGGaaagaaaattatgtttctttGTTTCTGCATTCTGCTCAACCTATACATAACCACATCTTGTCCTACGATTCATGCCATCCTTGTGCTACACTACTCCAGAATTGAATACTCGGATCGTTGTTTACCAACAGTCGAGCGCACACCACAGCTACCCATTAGTCCAGTACCCACCACAACCACAATTCCACAGGCATTGCTGATGGGAACTAAACCGATTTCAACTTGACCGATAAAATTAACACACAGTTCATGCATCATTGCTGGAACTAAATCAACTTCAACATAGAAATTCAACTCAGAAGACAATCAAGGCAGATTGAAATGCACAATTTACAAGCAGTTCCCCCAGAGTCCCAGACAGAGGAAACGGACCTGGCGTGGATGAGCTTGACGCTGGTCTTCATGCCGGGCCTGGACCAGTTGTAGGCGATGGATCCCGCGATCCCCGTGAGCCACAGCGTCCCTGCAAAACCCAGCCGACCAAAAAGGGGATCAGATTCAATTCAATTCAACCACACGGCAAGGAACGACGAGAAAAAAAGAGACGAGAAGCCCCGGCGGCGGGAGGGGAACTCCCCGCGGCGCACCTACGGCCCGCAGCTTGTGGTCCACGACCCAGCCCCTCATCGCCTGCAGcgtccccttctcctccgccattcCTTCCGCCAAAAGGGATTCGAAAGCTTCTGCTATCAGATCGAGCTCTCCGGTTCCAATCTGTCTGCGCGTGTGCTTCTGCGACGGTGGGCTGGGTGGGGTGGGGGGAGTAGTAGTAGAAGAAGAGGGGAAAAGGGTTTGGGGCTCTGTGGGTGGGGGGCGGGGCGGGGGAAATGAGTCTGTTGCCGGCACGATACCGCGGTCCGCGATGGAGGTGGAGGCTGCGCCGCCAGCAACGTGGCTCGTGGTTTTCGGCGTCTTCGTGGCGGAACCGGGCGCGGGGCCGGATGCCGTGCGGGGGAATGGTGTGTGTCCCTTCCTGTGGTTGCTGATGACACATCGTTCGTCCAAATTCAGATTTTAGATTTAAGTAATTCTGTGctatattttttttttgaaactgtgaaTCTATTATAAGAGCTAAaggcacctcaaacataataaaattgCACTTAGATCCCCAGCTAGTCTGCCGAATGACCACTACCGCCGCTAGAATGAGCTGACGGCACGACGATGTCGATGCTCTCCTACCGGAGccagcttgaccttgtcgatgaaaGTCGGAAAGTCTCCATGCAAGTGCCCCTAAGGACCGATGCCCTGAAGTTTGTGGTcgtcgttgttgaaccattgaatagatctgaagcacctgacaccaaatctTGTTGTTGCACATGCACGACGAGAAACCCTAACATCGCCGCCTGAAGGAGACGGCGAAATCTACG
This region of Triticum aestivum cultivar Chinese Spring chromosome 2D, IWGSC CS RefSeq v2.1, whole genome shotgun sequence genomic DNA includes:
- the LOC123051587 gene encoding uncharacterized protein, which codes for MAEEKGTLQAMRGWVVDHKLRAVGTLWLTGIAGSIAYNWSRPGMKTSVKLIHARLHAQALTLAALGCSALVEYYDHQSGSGSKVHDYAKQFLPSDRNAKKDSV